The following proteins come from a genomic window of Microbacterium lemovicicum:
- a CDS encoding TMEM175 family protein, with protein MDRAGRTAREDDGSRLLPPAERLKAFTDAVVAIAMTLLILPLLESVSEAASENLTTLEWLQEEFSPIIMFVLSFVIIANFWMTHHRVFARVERVTEALVWITMMWALTIVWLPVATAVIGQMDTDDLQRVLYIGSMALTAMLQVCTRLYLRANPRLHDIPDDQLRSGILADVLTTGLFLVSLAVAVLVPSIGYAALFLMVLVGPLHSLSMRRLRASAAKR; from the coding sequence ATGGACAGAGCCGGCCGCACGGCGCGCGAGGACGACGGGAGCCGCTTGCTGCCGCCGGCGGAGCGGCTGAAGGCCTTCACCGACGCCGTGGTGGCGATCGCGATGACGCTGCTGATCCTGCCGCTGCTGGAGAGCGTCAGCGAGGCGGCGTCGGAGAACCTGACGACGCTGGAGTGGCTCCAGGAGGAGTTCTCGCCGATCATCATGTTCGTCCTGAGCTTCGTGATCATCGCGAACTTCTGGATGACCCACCACCGGGTCTTCGCGAGGGTGGAGCGGGTGACCGAGGCCCTCGTGTGGATCACGATGATGTGGGCCCTGACGATCGTCTGGCTCCCCGTGGCGACCGCCGTCATCGGCCAGATGGATACGGACGACCTGCAGCGGGTGCTCTACATCGGCAGCATGGCGCTGACCGCCATGCTCCAGGTCTGCACGCGGCTCTACCTGCGCGCGAACCCTCGTCTGCACGACATCCCCGACGATCAGCTCCGTTCCGGCATCCTCGCCGACGTCCTCACCACCGGGCTCTTCCTGGTGAGTCTCGCCGTCGCCGTCCTGGTGCCGAGCATCGGCTACGCGGCACTGTTCCTCATGGTGCTCGTCGGACCGCTCCACAGCCTGAGCATGCGCCGGCTCCGCGCGTCCGCGGCGAAGCGCTGA
- a CDS encoding dipeptide ABC transporter ATP-binding protein, translated as MTPTAARPGRSVGAPVARVDDLRVAFATDGPPVVAVSGISLEARAGEVLAIVGESGSGKTVTANTLLGLLPETATLSGAVIVRGRDGDETDIVHATAAQLREMRGRDAAMVFQEPSTALNPVYTVGWQIAEGLRAHEKLSAAEAKAKAVDILRRVGIPDPEKRVDDYPHQFSGGQKQRVVIAMALVLDAGLIIADEPTTALDVTVQAEILELLRTCRDEFGATIVLITHNMGVVADLADRVVVMYQGDIVEEAPVRELFAAPQQAYTRELLAAVPHVGRGKSATQSLDTAAPTSPPEGSLVVAEKVEIGYPGRFGAAGVVAVKGVDFWIAPGEVLGLVGESGSGKTTIGRAIVGLTEVVGGSLRVLGTEMRGVKNRQLAKTRPDIGFVFQDPATSFNPLLTIAECIAEPLIVHRRAGDARSARRKVDELLDAVNLPTAFGDRYPHELSGGQRQRASLARALALDPKLLIADEPTSALDVSVQARVLRLFADLQAEFGFACLFISHDLAVVDEVADRVIVLRQGVIREQGTTVQVLSRPSDDYTRRLLASLPVPDPVQQEARRELWRSTR; from the coding sequence ATGACCCCCACCGCCGCCCGCCCCGGGCGCTCCGTCGGCGCACCGGTCGCCCGCGTCGACGACCTGCGCGTCGCCTTCGCCACCGACGGCCCGCCGGTCGTCGCCGTCTCCGGCATCTCGCTCGAGGCGCGCGCCGGCGAGGTGCTCGCCATCGTCGGCGAGTCGGGCTCGGGCAAGACCGTGACCGCCAACACGCTCCTCGGACTTCTTCCCGAGACGGCTACCCTCTCGGGTGCCGTGATCGTGCGCGGCCGCGACGGAGACGAGACCGACATCGTGCACGCGACCGCCGCGCAGCTGCGCGAGATGCGCGGACGGGATGCCGCGATGGTCTTCCAGGAGCCGTCCACCGCGCTCAACCCGGTCTACACGGTCGGCTGGCAGATCGCGGAGGGCCTGCGCGCCCACGAGAAGCTCTCGGCCGCGGAGGCGAAGGCCAAGGCCGTCGACATCCTGCGGCGCGTCGGCATCCCCGACCCCGAGAAGCGGGTCGACGACTACCCGCACCAGTTCTCCGGCGGGCAGAAGCAGCGCGTCGTGATCGCCATGGCGCTCGTGCTCGACGCCGGCCTCATCATCGCCGACGAGCCGACCACCGCGCTCGACGTCACGGTGCAGGCCGAGATCCTCGAGCTGCTGCGCACCTGCCGCGACGAGTTCGGCGCGACGATCGTCCTCATCACCCACAACATGGGCGTCGTGGCCGACCTCGCCGACCGCGTCGTGGTGATGTACCAGGGCGACATCGTCGAGGAGGCGCCGGTGCGCGAGCTCTTCGCCGCGCCGCAGCAGGCCTACACGCGCGAGCTCCTCGCGGCCGTGCCGCACGTCGGTCGCGGCAAGAGCGCCACGCAGTCGCTCGACACCGCCGCCCCGACCTCACCGCCAGAGGGCAGCCTGGTCGTCGCGGAGAAGGTGGAGATCGGCTACCCCGGTCGCTTCGGCGCCGCCGGTGTCGTCGCCGTGAAGGGCGTGGACTTCTGGATCGCGCCCGGCGAGGTGCTCGGCCTCGTCGGCGAGTCGGGATCGGGCAAGACCACCATCGGCCGCGCCATCGTCGGCCTCACAGAGGTCGTCGGCGGCTCGCTGCGCGTGCTCGGCACCGAGATGCGCGGGGTGAAGAACCGTCAGCTCGCCAAGACGCGCCCCGACATCGGGTTCGTCTTCCAGGACCCGGCGACGAGCTTCAACCCGCTGCTGACGATCGCGGAGTGCATCGCGGAGCCGCTCATCGTGCACCGTCGCGCCGGCGACGCCCGCAGCGCACGGCGCAAGGTGGACGAGCTGCTCGACGCGGTCAACCTGCCGACGGCCTTCGGCGACCGCTACCCGCACGAGCTCAGCGGCGGACAGCGCCAGCGCGCCTCGCTCGCGCGTGCGCTCGCGCTCGACCCCAAGCTGCTCATCGCCGACGAGCCGACCTCCGCGCTCGACGTCTCGGTGCAGGCGCGCGTGCTGCGGCTGTTCGCCGACCTCCAGGCCGAGTTCGGCTTCGCCTGCCTGTTCATCAGTCACGACCTCGCCGTGGTCGACGAGGTCGCCGACCGCGTGATCGTGCTGCGACAGGGCGTCATCCGCGAGCAGGGCACGACCGTGCAGGTGCTCAGCCGGCCCTCCGACGACTACACCAGGCGTCTGCTGGCGTCGCTGCCCGTGCCCGACCCGGTGCAGCAGGAAGCGCGCCGTGAGCTCTGGCGGTCCACCCGCTAG
- a CDS encoding ABC transporter permease has product MTDTRRSSGPDAAATPLVDALTTRKVPLRDRLPIVSQLRRSVGLQRTMLVIGLVISAVFILTAIFAPVIAPYGFAQQSADGVKFGTQQAPNALNLLGTTVSGFDVLSRVVWGAQTALLVIICAIVFSIFLGIFLGLVGGYFGGWLDRLLVVVCDAIYAFPSLLLAIVMSIAITRGQSTLWGGILATAISITVVFVPQYFRVIRAEVVRVKAEPFVESARVIGVPTGRILVRHVLRNSTRSLPVVITLNASEALLTLAGLGFLGFGIEATAAGEWGYDLNRSVADVTSGIWWTAIPPGVAIVLVVLGITLVGESLNDLSDPRLRTRRRAGGAPVPAGATAAVPVAGVAASADDAVAPVTETGRPTDPRASDGSTS; this is encoded by the coding sequence ATGACCGACACCCGCAGAAGCAGCGGTCCGGATGCCGCCGCCACCCCGCTCGTGGATGCCCTGACCACCCGCAAGGTGCCCCTGCGCGACCGCCTGCCGATCGTCTCGCAGCTGCGCCGCAGCGTCGGGCTCCAGCGGACGATGCTCGTCATCGGCCTCGTCATCTCCGCGGTGTTCATCCTCACCGCGATCTTCGCTCCGGTGATCGCCCCCTACGGGTTCGCCCAACAGTCGGCCGACGGCGTGAAGTTCGGCACGCAGCAGGCGCCGAACGCCCTCAACCTCCTCGGCACGACGGTCAGCGGATTCGACGTGCTGTCGCGCGTGGTCTGGGGCGCCCAGACGGCGCTGCTCGTCATCATCTGCGCCATCGTGTTCTCGATCTTCCTCGGCATCTTCCTCGGACTCGTCGGCGGGTACTTCGGCGGGTGGCTCGACCGCCTCCTCGTCGTCGTCTGCGACGCGATCTACGCGTTCCCGTCGCTGCTGCTGGCGATCGTCATGTCGATCGCGATCACGCGCGGTCAGTCCACGCTGTGGGGCGGCATCCTCGCCACGGCAATCTCGATCACCGTCGTCTTCGTGCCGCAGTACTTCCGCGTCATCCGCGCCGAGGTCGTGCGCGTCAAGGCCGAGCCGTTCGTCGAGTCCGCCCGCGTCATCGGCGTGCCCACAGGGCGCATCCTGGTGCGCCACGTGCTGCGCAACTCGACCCGCTCGCTGCCGGTCGTCATCACGCTGAACGCATCGGAGGCCCTCCTCACCCTCGCGGGCCTCGGCTTCCTCGGCTTCGGCATCGAAGCCACCGCGGCCGGCGAGTGGGGCTACGACCTCAACCGCTCCGTCGCCGACGTGACCAGCGGCATCTGGTGGACGGCCATCCCGCCCGGCGTCGCCATCGTGCTCGTGGTGCTCGGCATCACGCTCGTCGGCGAGAGCCTCAACGACCTGAGCGACCCGCGCCTGCGCACGCGCCGTCGCGCCGGAGGCGCTCCCGTTCCCGCCGGGGCCACGGCCGCCGTGCCGGTCGCCGGGGTCGCAGCATCCGCCGACGACGCCGTCGCACCGGTGACCGAGACCGGCCGCCCCACCGATCCTCGCGCCTCCGACGGGAGCACGTCATGA
- a CDS encoding ABC transporter permease, which produces MVTAVDAAAIATPVTPRRGGLWRYILIRLLLILPTVFILVTVVFFLMRITGDPITAALGGRLPADQLAERIAAAGYDRPLFIQYLEYLGGVFRGDFGTTLTDNRPVIGILVQYGAATLELAFYALIVAFLIGIPFGLIAAYRRDRWQDAVLRIGAILGYATPIFFVGLLLKLVFSIWLGVLPVAGRAGTRTELKLQSLDAPTGIYLIDALRLGDGAAIGDVLTHAVLPGLALGILTAGIFLRLVRTNVIGTLGAQYVTSARSRGVPEFRLVTKHAYRPALIPIVTVIGLQIALLLSGAVLTESTFEWKGIGFMLSEYLKARDFVAVQGIVVMIAVVVALTNFFVDVIAALIDPRVRY; this is translated from the coding sequence ATGGTCACCGCCGTCGACGCAGCCGCGATCGCCACACCCGTCACCCCTCGCCGGGGCGGTCTGTGGCGCTACATCCTCATCCGACTCCTGCTGATCCTCCCGACGGTGTTCATCCTCGTCACGGTGGTCTTCTTCCTCATGCGGATCACCGGAGACCCGATCACCGCCGCCCTCGGCGGCCGGCTCCCCGCCGATCAGCTCGCGGAGCGCATCGCGGCCGCCGGCTACGACCGGCCGCTCTTCATCCAGTACCTCGAGTACCTGGGCGGGGTGTTCCGCGGCGACTTCGGCACGACCCTCACCGACAACCGGCCGGTGATCGGCATCCTCGTGCAGTACGGCGCCGCCACGCTCGAGCTGGCGTTCTACGCGCTCATCGTCGCGTTCCTCATCGGCATCCCGTTCGGCCTCATCGCCGCCTACCGCCGCGACCGTTGGCAGGACGCCGTGCTCCGCATCGGCGCGATCCTCGGCTACGCGACCCCCATCTTCTTCGTCGGGCTGCTGCTCAAGCTCGTCTTCTCCATCTGGCTCGGCGTGCTGCCGGTCGCCGGCCGCGCCGGCACCCGCACCGAGCTCAAGCTGCAGTCTCTCGACGCACCGACCGGCATCTACCTGATCGATGCCCTCCGCCTCGGCGACGGTGCGGCGATCGGCGACGTGCTCACCCACGCGGTCCTCCCGGGGCTCGCACTGGGCATCCTGACCGCCGGCATCTTCCTGCGCCTCGTGCGCACGAACGTCATCGGCACGCTCGGCGCGCAGTACGTCACCTCGGCCCGCTCCCGCGGCGTGCCCGAGTTCCGTCTCGTCACCAAGCACGCGTACCGCCCGGCGCTCATCCCGATCGTCACCGTCATCGGGCTGCAGATCGCGCTCCTGCTGTCCGGCGCGGTCCTCACGGAATCCACCTTCGAGTGGAAGGGCATCGGCTTCATGCTCAGCGAGTACCTGAAGGCCCGCGACTTCGTGGCCGTGCAGGGCATCGTCGTGATGATCGCCGTCGTGGTGGCGCTGACCAACTTCTTCGTCGACGTGATCGCGGCGCTCATCGACCCGCGAGTGAGGTACTGA
- a CDS encoding ABC transporter substrate-binding protein — protein MSLHHTGRGRLGLALGAFGASALLLAGCAGGGGGTASDGGGGSDEPLIVGTTDKITSLDPAGSYDNGSFAVMNQVYPFLLNSQYGTADVTPDIAESADFTSPTEYTVTLKEGLTFANGHALTSSDVKFSFDRQVAIADENGPSSLLYNLDSVAAPDDTTVVFTLKNGNDQVWPQILSSPAAPIVDEEVFSADAVTPDDDIVSGKAFAGQYEIDSYKVNELISYTPFADYKGSLPAAANGGVTAKYYADSSNLKLDIQSGAIDVAFRSLSATDVADLSGDDAVKVVDGPGGEIRYIVFNFDTMPFGATTPEADAAKSLAVRQAAADLIDREAIAKDVYKDTFSPLYSYVPQGLTGANEALKGLYGDGQGGPDTDKAKATLEAAGITTPVVLNLQYNGDHYGPSSGDEYAAVKGQLEEGGLFTVNLAQTEWVQYSKDRTSDVYPLYQLGWFPDYSDADNYLAPFFTKDNFLANHYDNAEVQDLIAEQATETDAAAREATIGEIQDKVAADLSTLPLLQGKQVAIVGASVNGATLDGSFKFRYAPLSK, from the coding sequence ATGTCACTGCACCACACCGGTCGCGGCCGCCTCGGCCTCGCCCTCGGGGCCTTCGGCGCCTCGGCCCTTCTCCTCGCCGGCTGTGCCGGCGGCGGCGGCGGAACCGCCAGCGACGGCGGCGGCGGCTCGGACGAGCCCCTCATCGTCGGCACCACCGACAAGATCACGTCGCTGGACCCCGCGGGCTCGTACGACAACGGCTCGTTCGCCGTGATGAACCAGGTCTACCCGTTCCTCCTGAACAGCCAGTACGGCACGGCCGACGTCACGCCTGACATCGCCGAATCGGCGGACTTCACCTCGCCGACCGAGTACACCGTCACGCTCAAGGAGGGTCTCACCTTCGCCAACGGGCACGCGCTGACCTCCTCGGACGTCAAGTTCTCCTTCGACCGCCAGGTCGCCATCGCCGACGAGAACGGCCCCTCCTCGCTGCTCTACAACCTCGACAGCGTCGCCGCCCCGGACGACACCACCGTCGTGTTCACGCTGAAGAACGGCAACGACCAGGTCTGGCCGCAGATCCTCTCCAGCCCCGCCGCCCCGATCGTCGACGAAGAGGTCTTCTCCGCCGACGCGGTCACCCCCGACGACGACATCGTCTCGGGCAAGGCGTTCGCCGGCCAGTACGAGATCGACTCCTACAAGGTCAACGAGCTCATCTCCTACACGCCGTTCGCCGACTACAAGGGCAGCCTGCCGGCCGCGGCCAACGGCGGCGTGACGGCGAAGTACTACGCCGACTCGTCGAACCTGAAGCTCGACATCCAGAGCGGCGCGATCGACGTCGCCTTCCGCAGCCTCAGCGCGACCGACGTGGCCGACCTGTCCGGCGACGACGCGGTCAAGGTCGTCGACGGCCCCGGTGGAGAGATCCGCTACATCGTGTTCAACTTCGACACGATGCCGTTCGGCGCCACCACGCCCGAGGCCGACGCGGCCAAGTCGCTCGCCGTCCGTCAGGCGGCCGCCGACCTCATCGACCGCGAGGCCATCGCGAAGGACGTCTACAAGGACACCTTCTCGCCGCTGTACTCCTACGTCCCGCAGGGCCTGACCGGTGCCAATGAGGCGCTCAAGGGTCTCTACGGTGACGGCCAGGGCGGACCCGACACCGACAAGGCGAAGGCCACGCTCGAGGCCGCCGGCATCACCACGCCGGTCGTGCTGAACCTGCAGTACAACGGCGATCACTACGGCCCCTCGTCGGGTGACGAGTACGCCGCGGTCAAGGGGCAGCTGGAGGAGGGTGGCCTGTTCACCGTCAACCTCGCGCAGACCGAGTGGGTGCAGTACTCCAAGGACCGCACGTCCGACGTCTACCCGCTGTACCAGCTCGGCTGGTTCCCGGACTACTCCGACGCCGACAACTACCTCGCGCCGTTCTTCACGAAGGACAACTTCCTGGCGAACCACTACGACAACGCCGAGGTCCAGGACCTGATCGCCGAGCAGGCGACCGAGACCGACGCGGCCGCCCGTGAGGCGACGATCGGCGAGATCCAGGACAAGGTGGCCGCCGACCTGTCGACGCTGCCGCTGCTCCAGGGCAAGCAGGTCGCGATCGTGGGTGCGTCCGTCAACGGCGCCACCCTCGACGGCTCGTTCAAGTTCCGTTACGCACCGCTGAGCAAGTAG